The bacterium genome segment TGGGATCCAGCCCCACGACCTCCTGGTCCACGCCTATTGTGAACGTTACACCGGCCGGGCCTGCGCGCACCGGCATCACGGGCAGCGCCAGCGCCACGACCACGAGCAATAACCACCAGCGTCCTTTCACTGTAGTCCCCTCCTTGGATGTACCGTCTGTGATCTATCCTACCTCCCTATCCCTCCGTGAGCACTGCCTTTCGGTTCTTCGCGGCGATAGGTCCCCGCGTCTTGCGATAGAGGAGCTCGGTCACACCGCGCACTACGTAGTCTGGAATCGCCCCCACGCGAGTGTACCCCAAATCCTCGTAGAACGCCTGCGCCGCCACATTGAAGTCGGCAACCAGCAGGAAGACGTTGGGGCCCGCCTTGAAGATCCGCTCCTCCGCGTAGCGCATCAGGGCCCGGCCCACGCCACGCCCGCGCGCCTCCGGGGCCACACCCACCCACCGGACGTACCCGCTGTGGTGAAACGTGCCGGTGCGGTGAAACCAGATGAAACCCACGACCCGCCCTGCCTCGCACGCCACGGCCAGGACCCCGGCGTCGGGCGCGGCCGCACCTCCGCGGCCCTTGGATGCTCGGCCCTTGGACGCCAGCGCCCGCCTGATCGCGCCCCGGGCGCGCGGGAGCGTCTGGCCGTAGCGCTGCCACAGCCGCTCTCCCGCGACTATCCGCGCGCACGCCAGAACGTCGTCCGCCCGCATGCGGCGGGCCTGGATGGCCCCCATCAGAACTTCTTCTCCGCGACCGCGTCCCGTGTCGCCCGCAGCGCCGCCAGCGTCTGCTCGTAGCGATGAAGCGCCACAGACATCGTGATGGCGTCCACCACGGCGAGCTGCGCCATGCGGCTGGCGATCGCCGCGCCGCGGATACCTCCCTCGGACGAAACCGTGTTCAGGCGTATTGACGCAACTTTGTCGATCGGTGACGGTCCGTACCTGGTGATGGCCATCGTCGTCGCCCCGGCCGCCTGTGCCACTCCCAGCGCGTACACCGTGTCCCGGGTCGAGCCGGAGTCCGAGATGCCGACCGCGACGTCGCCGCGACGGAGCAGCGCGGCTGATACCGCCTGCATGTGCGGGTCCACAAAAGCCTGGGCGTCAATGCCGATGCGCAGAAACTTCTGCTGCGCATCCATAGCGACGATTCCCGACGCGCCCACGCCGTAGAAGTCCACCCGCCGTGCTGCGGTGATCGCCTCGACCGCGCTCTCAAGCGCCCTGTCGTCCAGCACATCCAGGGTTTCCTCAAGGGCCCGGATTGAGATCCCGAACACCTTGCGCTTGACGGCGGGACTGTCATCGTCCGGCTCGATCTCCTCGTAGATCTGCCGCGGCGGGAGCACCAGGTCTCCAGCCAGCCGGATGCGCAGATCCTGATATCCGCGGCATCCTATGCGCCGGCACAGGCGCACGACCGTGGCCTCGCTCACGCGGGCCCGACCGGCTACGAGGGTGATCGAGGAATCCAAGACCTGACGGGGGTGCCGCAGGATGTAGGTGGCCAACCGGCGTTCCGCATCGGCGAGGCGGGGCCGGAGTTCGCGGAGCCGGGTTAGGCTTCCGATGCCGGTGTGGCGCTCGGGAGGCATCGTTGTGTTCTTCTGTGGGGCGCGAAGATATCCTTCTGGTGTGCGAGGGTGGGGCGAAGTTTTTCTTCATCGCTCCGGCGCGTCTAGGGCGACAGGCGCCCCGCGGCATGTGCCGAATCTACAGGATGCCGTGCGATGTATCCACGCGGGCGTCGCGCTGGTCAGTGCGGCGGCCCTGCTGCTGCAGATTGTCCTCACCCGGATCTTCTCAGTGGTGCAGTGGCACCACTTCGCCTTCATGGCGGTTGGGCTGGGGCTGCTGGGATTCGGGGCCAGCGGCACCGCGCTGGCCGTGTTCCCGGGATTGCGCCGGGCGCCGCTGCGTACCGCGGCGTGGGGCGCACTGCTGGTCGCGCCCTCGGTCGGCCTGGCCCTTCTGACGATCGCAGCCGTTCCCTTCGATGCCTATCTTATGGCGCTGGAGCCGGTGCAGGTTCTCTACCTGGCCGTCCAGGCAGCCGCGCTTGTGCTTCCCTTCCTATTCGCTGGCCTGGTGGTGGGTGCGGTCCTGGCGGGCTTCCCCGATGCCGCCGGCAGCATCTACGCCGCTTCGTTCCTGGGGGCCGCGGGAGGCGCACTGGCAGCCGTACCCCTCCTGAGCGCCATCGGCGGGCCACAGGGCATGATCGCCTCCGCCGCCCTGGCGACATCAGGAGCGGCGCTGCTCTGGCAGGCCGGTCCGACGCCTAAGCACAGTCCAGCCCCCAAGGACGGTTCAGCGCCTGATCGCAGGCCTGCGGTCACCGCGGCGGCCCTGGCCGTTCTGACGGCGCTTGCCGCGCTGGTTCCTCTGGATCTCCCCATGTCATCCTACAAGGCCCTCAGCCAGTTGCGACGTTTTCCCGACGCGAGGGTGGAGTTCTCAAAATGGAACGCGATATCCAGGGTGGACGTGGTGCAGAGTACGGCGGTACGCTCGGCTCCTGGGTTGAGCGTGACGTTTGCCGGCGTGCCGCCGGCGCTACCTGGGCTGACCGTTGACGGGGACGGTCCCCGCGGCCTGCCCGCCGGTGTGGACGCCGCGTTCACCGAGTTCCTGCCGTCGGCAGTGGCATATCGCCTGCGCCGGGGGCGGACGCTGGTCGTGGGCATGGGTCTGGAGGTGCTCGGCGCGCTGCGGCACGGGATGGCGCCGGTGATCGTAGTGGAAGCCAACCCGCTGGTCGTCGAGGCCGCGCAGCGCTTCGGCGGGGGTCTGCCCTACGGGCAGCCCGCGCACGTAGCCACCGCACTGATAGGCGCGCGCGTCGTAGTTGAGAACCCGCGAACGTACCTGCGCCGGACCCGCGAGCGTTTCGATCTCATCCAGGTCCCGCCCCAGGAGTCATTCCATGTTGTGGCCTCTGGCGCGTTCTCACTCGCCGAGAACCACCTCTACACGGTCGAGGCCCTGCACGACTACCTCGACCGGCTGGCGCCGGGCGGCGTGCTGGCGATCACCCGCTGGATCCAGACTCCGCCGAGCGAGGAGATCCGCGTCTGGGCCGCGGCGGTGGCTGCCCTCAGCGATGCCGACATAACCTCCTGCCTGGCCGCGCTGCGCTCTCTCAACACGATGACGATCCTGGTCAAGCCGGAGGGGTTCACGCCGGCGGACGTGGCCGCGATCCGGGAGTTCGCCTCCTCGCGGCGGTTCGACATCACGTACGCGCCGGGTGTGGACGCCGCGGAGGGCAACCGGTACAACGTCCTCCCCAGGGACGTCCACCGGGAAGCCTTCACCGCGGTCCTCGATCCGGCCCGGCGCGAGGAGTTCTTGCGCGCCTATCCCTTCGATGTCCGCCCGGTCAGCGACGACCGGCCGTTCTTCTTCCACTTCTTTCGTTGGCGGCAAGTGCCGCAGATACTGGCAGGCCTGGGGCGGACGTGGCAGCCGTTCGGCGGCGGTGGCTACCTGGTGCTGCTGGCCATGCTGGCGATCGTCACCCTGCTGAGTGCCGGCCTGATCTTGCTGCCGCTTCGGTATCTGACAAGAAACCAGCCGTCGGCCACGCCCACGGCACCTCGGCCCGCCCCACAACGCGGCCCGGTCTTCCTATATTTCCTGGCCATCGGCGCCGGATACCTGTTCATCGAGATCCCGCTGCTCCAGCAGGCGATCCTCGTGCTGGGCCACCCCACATACGCGCTGGCTGCGGTCCTGGCCGGCCTGCTGGTCGCCTCGGGAGCCGGAAGCTTGGCATCGCCGCTCGTCGGGCGGCGGCTGCCCGCGGTCCTCGCCGCCGCCGCCGTGGTCGCCGCTGCCGCCGCGCTGTTCCTCCCCGGGGTCTTCCAGACCAGCCTCGGGTTCGCGCTGCCTGTTCGTCTTGCAGTGATCGCCGCGGCCGTGCTGCCGCTGGGTCTGCTGATGGGCGTGCCCTTTCCAGCCGCGGTTCGGGCCCTGGGCCGCACGGATCCCGCGGCCATCCCATGGGCCTGGGGCGTCAACGGCTGCGCCTCAGTGATCGCTTCGGTCTTGGCGGCGATGGCGGCGCTGGAGTGGGGGTTCGGGATGGTGATGCTGCTGGGAGCGCTGGCCTACGCGGGCGCGGCGGCCGTGATCGCGCCGTCGTCCGCATTTACCTCCTCACCAGCGGCACGAACATCACCGCCCCCAGACTGTGGAACTTCAACTGGCCGCCCTCCTTGGTGATCCGCCACAGCGTCTGCACCAGCCCCGGCGGACCTACCGGCACCACCATCCGCCCGCCTTCCTTCAGTTGGCGGACCAGCGGCGGCGGCACGTGGTCCGGCGCGGCGGTCACCAGGATCGCATCGAACGGCGCAGCCTCGGGCCAACCCAGGTAGCCGTCGCCGTTGCGCGTCCGCACCTTCCCGTAGCCCAGTTCCCGCAGCCCCCGCGCCGCGGACTGCGCCAGCGGCTCGATTATCTCAACGGTGTATACCCGGTCATGATCCGTCAACTCGGCCAGGATGGCGGCCTGGTAACCGGAGCCGGTACCGATCTCGAGGACGCGCTGCCCCGGCCGCACCGCCGCCTCCTCGGACATGAGGGCCACGATGTACGGCTGCGAGATCGTCTGGCCGAATCCGATGGGCAGCGGGTGGTCGTTGTAGGCCTGGCGAAGGTGGCGCTCAGGCACGAAGCGGTGCCTGGGCACGGTCAGCATCGCCCGCAGCACGCGCTCGCCGCGCACCCCGCGCGCTTTGATCTGGGTCTCCACCATTGCCCGGCGGGCCTCAACGTAGCGATCGGGGCCGGCCCATGCATCCGCACCGGCCACAGCGAGCACAACGATCAGGACGGCGATGCGAGACACGGCTGCACCTCCCTGCTGTGATGGTAGGGGCGCAGGGCCAGGTCGGGCAAGGGCCGAAGCGAAGAAGCGATAGGACCGCCATCGGAGGAGAACTGACGTGACGCTATCGGGGCTTCATCTTCTTCTAACGTACCAGTGCAATCTCGAGTGCGACCACTGCTTCGTATGGGGCAGCACGCGGCAGAACGGAACGATGACCCTGCGGAGCATCCGGCGGGTCCTCCGGCAGGCCAGGAGCGTCGGCACAATCAAGTCCATCTACTTCGAGGGCGGCGAGCCCTTCCTTTACTACCCTGTCCTGGTAAGAGGGGTCCGGATGGCGGCGCGCATGGGCTTCCGCGTTGGCATCGTCTCGAACGGCTACTGGGCGACAACGGTGGAGGACGCGCTGGCGTGGCTGAGGCCGTTCGCGGGGCTAATCCAGGACCTGTCCGTGAGCAGCGACCTGTACCACTGGAGCGAGAAGCTGAGCCAGCAGGCCAGGGATGCGCGCGCGGCCGCGGAGAGGCTGCAGATCCCGGTCGGGACAATCAGCATCGCCCAGCCCGAGGCCACGAATGCCGCGCCGGCGGCCGGCCAGTTGCCATCCGGCGAATCCGCGGTCATGTACCGTGGGCGGGCCGTGGAGAAGCTGGTCGCGCGGGCCGCCCGGCATCCCTGGGAGCAGTTCACGGAATGCCCGCACGAAGACCTGCGCGAGCCGGGCCGGGTGCACGTTGACCCGCTCGGCAACGTACACATCTGCCAGGGGATCGTGGTAGGCAACATGCTCCGGACGCCTCTGGAGAAGATCTGCCGCACCTACGATCCTGACAAGCATCCTGTCACCGGCCCGCTCCTCGCGGGCGGCCCGGCGGAGCTGGTGCGCCGCCACGGGCTGACCCACGAAGAGTGCTACGCGGACGCGTGCCACCTGTGCTACGAGAGCCGCCGGGTGCTGCGTGAGCGCTTCCCTGAGATGCTTGCACCGGGCCAGATGTATGGAGCGGGCGAGGAGCAGTAGACGTTCGCGTCACGCCCTTCTTGACCTATAGAAGGGATAGGGCTATACTTGGGATAGCCCTGGGAGGTGCAGCGATGATCACCAAGGTGCAGAAGTGGGGCAACAGCCAGGGGCTCCGCTTGAGCAAGGAGCTGCTTTCGAATGTTGAGATCGGCGTAGGGGATGCAGTCGACGTGGCGGTACGTGACGGTGCTCTCGTGGTGACGCCTGTTCGCCGCGTGCGAGGCGGCCGCGATCTGCGTGAACTAGTCCGACGTATTCCCAAGGACGACAAGACAAAGGAACTCGACTGGGGCCGGCCGGTAGGCAGGGAGGTCTGGTAGATGGTGGAGTATGTCCCACGCAAGGGGGACTTCATCGCCGTAAGCTTCGATCCCCGGTCTGGCCACGAGCAACGAGGGCGTCGGCCCGCCCTGGTGGTCAGCAACGACCTCTTCAACCGGCACACAGGCCTTTGCCTCGTCTGTCCTGTCACCAACACGCGCCGCGACTACCCTTTCCACGTATCGATTCCTGACAACAAAGAGATAATGGGCTTCGTCATGGTCGAGCAGGTCAAATCAATTGACTTCCGTTCCCGGAAAGCGAAGCGCATCGGAAGGGCGCCCGAACAGGTCTTGCAGGAAGCACTTTCGCTTCTCGACGCGGTTATCTACTGAGCGGGCTGACAGGCGCATCGGCACGGACTGGCTCGTGGCCAGTCGGTCAGGCGTGCCGTCAAGCCCCCGCAAACTCGTAGATGAAGCGCGCGACAGACCGCTCGAACAGCCGCATCCCCTCCACGGTCGCGTACTCGTTGGGACTGTGGGGGCGTCCGCCGTGCCCCAGGCCGCCCGTGGCGAACGGCTGGTTGAGAACCCTGCTGAACAGATAGAGCGGCGCGGATCCGGCCACGTGCGGCCAGATCTCCGGCTCGGCGCCCAGCGACCTGCAAGAGCGAATCAGCGACTGGACCACGTGCTCGCTGACGCTCGTCTTAGCAGCGGGATAGCCCTCGTAGAAGTGAACCTCAAGGTCATCGCGGCCGATCCTCACCAGATGGTCCCGGATGCGCTGGCGCACCCGCTCCGGCTCCATGTTGGGGACGAGGCGCACGTCCATCTTGACGCGCACCTCATGCGGAAGGAGCGTCTTCATCCCCGGCCCGGTGTAACCGCCCCAGACGCCGTCTATGTTGAGCTGCGGATCGTACAGGTACCGCCGCAGCAGGTCGGCACCGTGGAGGTCGTACTTAAACCGTTCGGCGTCCCACATCCACAGCTCGTTGGCAGGATCGAAGGTCCGGGCGAGCTGCTGGAGGAGCGCCTCGTCTTCGGCGCTGGGCGGGGCCACATCGTCGTAGAAGCCTTCGATCTGAATCTGCTCGGCATCGTCCATCATGGTGGCCAGGGCGCTGGTCAGACGCCAGAGGGGGTTACCCACCCAGACCGCGTTGCACCCGTGCACGCCACGGGTACGGGGACCGCCCCAGGCGCCTCCGCGGCAGGCGATCTCGAAGTACTGAATGCCCTTCACGCCCAGCCAAAGCACCGGCTTACCGTCGCGGTTCTGAGAGTAGAATGGGAAGTACGTGGCGTCGGCTCCCAGACGGTCCTTGTAGGCTTCGATGAACCCGGGCAGGTTACGGCTGCTGAGCTCTTCCTCTCCCTCCACCACGAACTTCAAGTTCACCGGGAGCCGTCCGCGCACCGCCTGTATGCTCTCCAGAACGTTGAAGAGCCCGGCCAACGGGCCCTTGGTGTTGTACACGCCGCGGGCCACCATGCTGGGCCCGAACTCGGGCAGATCAACGATGTCGCCCGCAAACGGAGGCGCGATCCACTCCTCCCCTTCCACCGGCTGCACGTCGTACATGCCGTAGAGCAACAGGGTGCGGGGCGCCCCGACTGCTACCTCGCCGAAGACCACCGGCCAGCCAGGGGTGGGGACGATCTCCGCGGTCCCACCCAACCTCTGGATGGAGTCTCGCACCAGCTCGGCCATCTCGG includes the following:
- a CDS encoding MurR/RpiR family transcriptional regulator — protein: MPPERHTGIGSLTRLRELRPRLADAERRLATYILRHPRQVLDSSITLVAGRARVSEATVVRLCRRIGCRGYQDLRIRLAGDLVLPPRQIYEEIEPDDDSPAVKRKVFGISIRALEETLDVLDDRALESAVEAITAARRVDFYGVGASGIVAMDAQQKFLRIGIDAQAFVDPHMQAVSAALLRRGDVAVGISDSGSTRDTVYALGVAQAAGATTMAITRYGPSPIDKVASIRLNTVSSEGGIRGAAIASRMAQLAVVDAITMSVALHRYEQTLAALRATRDAVAEKKF
- a CDS encoding M20/M25/M40 family metallo-hydrolase; protein product: MDDIFAHMDARFEDHISRVRSFVSQPSISGEGTGMAEMAELVRDSIQRLGGTAEIVPTPGWPVVFGEVAVGAPRTLLLYGMYDVQPVEGEEWIAPPFAGDIVDLPEFGPSMVARGVYNTKGPLAGLFNVLESIQAVRGRLPVNLKFVVEGEEELSSRNLPGFIEAYKDRLGADATYFPFYSQNRDGKPVLWLGVKGIQYFEIACRGGAWGGPRTRGVHGCNAVWVGNPLWRLTSALATMMDDAEQIQIEGFYDDVAPPSAEDEALLQQLARTFDPANELWMWDAERFKYDLHGADLLRRYLYDPQLNIDGVWGGYTGPGMKTLLPHEVRVKMDVRLVPNMEPERVRQRIRDHLVRIGRDDLEVHFYEGYPAAKTSVSEHVVQSLIRSCRSLGAEPEIWPHVAGSAPLYLFSRVLNQPFATGGLGHGGRPHSPNEYATVEGMRLFERSVARFIYEFAGA
- a CDS encoding radical SAM protein produces the protein MTLSGLHLLLTYQCNLECDHCFVWGSTRQNGTMTLRSIRRVLRQARSVGTIKSIYFEGGEPFLYYPVLVRGVRMAARMGFRVGIVSNGYWATTVEDALAWLRPFAGLIQDLSVSSDLYHWSEKLSQQARDARAAAERLQIPVGTISIAQPEATNAAPAAGQLPSGESAVMYRGRAVEKLVARAARHPWEQFTECPHEDLREPGRVHVDPLGNVHICQGIVVGNMLRTPLEKICRTYDPDKHPVTGPLLAGGPAELVRRHGLTHEECYADACHLCYESRRVLRERFPEMLAPGQMYGAGEEQ
- a CDS encoding transcriptional regulator/antitoxin, MazE, producing the protein MITKVQKWGNSQGLRLSKELLSNVEIGVGDAVDVAVRDGALVVTPVRRVRGGRDLRELVRRIPKDDKTKELDWGRPVGREVW
- a CDS encoding protein-L-isoaspartate(D-aspartate) O-methyltransferase, producing the protein MSRIAVLIVVLAVAGADAWAGPDRYVEARRAMVETQIKARGVRGERVLRAMLTVPRHRFVPERHLRQAYNDHPLPIGFGQTISQPYIVALMSEEAAVRPGQRVLEIGTGSGYQAAILAELTDHDRVYTVEIIEPLAQSAARGLRELGYGKVRTRNGDGYLGWPEAAPFDAILVTAAPDHVPPPLVRQLKEGGRMVVPVGPPGLVQTLWRITKEGGQLKFHSLGAVMFVPLVRR
- a CDS encoding N-acetyltransferase, with product MGAIQARRMRADDVLACARIVAGERLWQRYGQTLPRARGAIRRALASKGRASKGRGGAAAPDAGVLAVACEAGRVVGFIWFHRTGTFHHSGYVRWVGVAPEARGRGVGRALMRYAEERIFKAGPNVFLLVADFNVAAQAFYEDLGYTRVGAIPDYVVRGVTELLYRKTRGPIAAKNRKAVLTEG
- a CDS encoding type II toxin-antitoxin system PemK/MazF family toxin, with translation MVEYVPRKGDFIAVSFDPRSGHEQRGRRPALVVSNDLFNRHTGLCLVCPVTNTRRDYPFHVSIPDNKEIMGFVMVEQVKSIDFRSRKAKRIGRAPEQVLQEALSLLDAVIY